A genomic stretch from Bacillota bacterium includes:
- the mgtA gene encoding magnesium-translocating P-type ATPase, with amino-acid sequence MRLADQVKKTEAFWNKPPSILLEELKSGPGGLSSDEAAKRLAFYGPNVLRAKRRPTSLALFLSQFKSPIILILIFASGVAFFLGDRTTSLIILVIILISGFLGFWQERGARDAVEKLLTIVEIKADVLRDGAERQVPIDEVVPGDIVALKAGDSIPGDCLILESRDLFANEATLTGETYPVEKSPGILPQDTPLGRLTNVLFMGTHVVSGSAKAVVVRTGKETEFGKISERLRLKPLETEFERGVRRFGYFLLEVTLILVVIIFAINVFLNRPVLDSFLFSLALAVGLTPQLLPAIITVNLAHGARRMAGEKVIVKRLASIENFGSMNVLCSDKTGTLTEGVVRVHSAIDTGGKESEKVFLYSYLNAAFESSFLDPIDEAIRTYRQPDISGYQKLDEVPYDFVRKRLSVLVSKDDMHLMITKGAVANILDVCSKAETYTGEVVDIAVVKSQVEQKFYDLSAKGFRVLGVAYRDVGSDSVITKGHETNMVFLGYLVLFDPPKAGIAETLDDLKNLGVSLKVITGDNRLVASSLCSQIGLETPRIITGDELHKMSNDALLGQVNRVNVFAEIEPNQKERILIALRRSGNVVGYLGDGINDGPALHAADVGVSVDSGADVAKEAAEIVLLEKDLRVLGHGVKEGRATFANTLKYVFMATSANFGNMFSMAGASLFLPFLPMLPTQILLTNLLTDFPEMTISTDSVDHELIDKPHRWDIKFIRSFMLVFGPLSSVFDYLTFGVLVFILRAGVAEFRTGWFVESVVSAALIVLVVRTQRAFFRSRPSKYLLGATLIIIGLTILIPFTPLVKLFSFTPLPPVFFPVLGVILVLYVIGAEVAKRIFYRRVVF; translated from the coding sequence ATGAGGCTGGCTGACCAGGTGAAAAAGACTGAAGCGTTTTGGAATAAACCCCCTTCAATTCTTCTTGAGGAGCTTAAATCAGGCCCAGGCGGACTATCCAGCGATGAGGCTGCAAAACGGCTTGCCTTTTACGGCCCCAACGTTCTCAGGGCGAAAAGAAGGCCCACCTCGCTTGCGCTTTTTCTATCTCAATTTAAAAGCCCGATTATCCTCATCCTTATCTTTGCCTCGGGAGTAGCGTTCTTTCTTGGAGACCGTACGACATCCCTTATAATTCTGGTAATTATCCTTATAAGCGGGTTTTTAGGGTTTTGGCAGGAGAGGGGAGCTAGGGATGCGGTTGAGAAACTGCTTACGATTGTAGAGATAAAGGCAGATGTCCTGCGGGATGGTGCTGAGAGGCAGGTTCCAATCGATGAAGTAGTGCCGGGGGACATTGTTGCCTTAAAGGCGGGGGATAGCATTCCGGGGGACTGTTTAATCTTAGAATCGCGCGATTTATTTGCAAATGAGGCCACGTTAACCGGTGAAACCTATCCGGTAGAAAAATCGCCCGGTATATTGCCGCAGGATACTCCCTTAGGCAGGTTAACAAATGTTCTTTTTATGGGGACGCATGTGGTCAGCGGCAGCGCAAAGGCGGTTGTTGTCCGCACTGGCAAAGAGACAGAGTTTGGCAAAATATCTGAGCGGCTTAGACTAAAACCCCTGGAAACCGAGTTTGAACGTGGCGTAAGGCGTTTCGGGTATTTTCTTCTGGAAGTAACGCTCATTCTTGTGGTTATTATTTTTGCGATTAATGTGTTTTTAAACCGTCCTGTATTGGATTCCTTCCTCTTTTCTCTTGCTTTAGCCGTCGGATTAACCCCACAGCTTCTACCTGCTATTATTACCGTTAATCTTGCGCACGGAGCAAGACGGATGGCCGGGGAAAAAGTTATTGTAAAGCGCCTTGCTTCTATTGAAAACTTCGGCAGCATGAACGTTCTTTGTTCGGACAAGACCGGAACTTTAACCGAGGGTGTAGTGCGTGTACATTCGGCTATCGACACCGGCGGCAAGGAAAGTGAAAAGGTTTTTCTTTATTCTTACTTAAACGCGGCCTTTGAGAGCAGCTTTCTTGATCCTATTGATGAAGCAATCAGGACATACAGGCAGCCCGATATTTCCGGCTATCAGAAGCTGGATGAGGTGCCATACGATTTTGTTCGCAAGCGCTTAAGCGTGCTGGTTTCAAAGGACGATATGCATTTGATGATTACAAAAGGAGCGGTGGCAAACATACTCGACGTTTGTTCAAAAGCAGAGACCTACACAGGCGAAGTAGTTGATATTGCTGTAGTAAAGTCACAGGTTGAACAGAAATTTTATGATCTCAGCGCAAAAGGTTTCCGTGTCCTTGGGGTTGCATACCGTGACGTCGGCTCTGATTCGGTTATTACTAAAGGGCATGAAACTAATATGGTATTTTTAGGTTACCTTGTTCTCTTTGACCCTCCTAAAGCCGGGATCGCCGAAACTCTGGATGATTTGAAGAACCTTGGGGTTTCTCTAAAGGTTATTACCGGAGATAACCGTCTGGTTGCTTCAAGTTTGTGCAGCCAGATAGGATTGGAAACTCCGCGAATTATAACAGGAGATGAGCTTCACAAGATGAGCAACGACGCTCTGCTAGGGCAGGTAAACCGTGTAAATGTTTTTGCTGAGATCGAACCAAATCAAAAGGAGCGCATTCTTATTGCGCTAAGGAGGTCTGGTAATGTAGTTGGGTATCTGGGCGATGGGATAAATGATGGCCCTGCGCTTCACGCAGCCGATGTTGGCGTTTCGGTCGACAGCGGCGCTGATGTTGCCAAAGAGGCGGCAGAGATTGTACTGCTTGAAAAAGACCTAAGAGTTCTCGGCCACGGTGTGAAAGAAGGGCGAGCGACCTTTGCCAATACGCTGAAATATGTATTTATGGCAACCAGCGCTAACTTTGGAAACATGTTTAGTATGGCGGGGGCATCTCTTTTCCTGCCGTTCTTACCCATGCTGCCCACACAGATCCTGCTGACCAATCTCCTGACTGATTTTCCGGAGATGACCATCTCAACCGATAGTGTTGACCACGAGTTGATTGATAAGCCCCACCGCTGGGACATTAAATTTATACGCAGCTTCATGCTGGTTTTTGGGCCGCTTAGTTCAGTGTTTGATTATCTGACATTTGGAGTACTGGTATTTATTTTACGAGCTGGGGTAGCAGAATTTAGAACCGGCTGGTTTGTTGAATCTGTTGTCTCAGCGGCGCTTATTGTGCTTGTCGTGCGAACCCAAAGGGCGTTTTTTAGAAGCAGGCCAAGCAAGTACCTGCTGGGCGCCACTTTAATAATCATAGGGCTGACAATCCTTATACCGTTTACACCGTTGGTAAAGCTTTTCTCATTTACACCGCTGCCCCCAGTGTTTTTCCCAGTTTTGGGCGTAATTCTCGTTCTTTACGTCATTGGGGCAGAGGTGGCAAAAAGGATTTTTTACAGGAGAGTTGTATTTTAG
- a CDS encoding HD domain-containing protein, giving the protein MEQGINLLDVTMCISDAVDLVDRAINNHHRQVAYIAYCIGDTLGLSKEEQSKLLLAGAVHDIGALSLKERLDSLHFELRCPHEHADSGYRLLKMFQPFSEVAEIVRMHHVPWNNGEGVEFNGLRVPIGSHILHLADRIAVSIEKDEEILAQTERICNKIRERSGKMFMPEAVDAFMELARKESFWFDVTLKISESILPSDTSLPTKTITLDVAQSLAELFAHIIDFRSRFTATHSSGIAASAEELARLAGYSLNERKMMRIAGYLHDLGKLAVPAKILEKPALLTKDEFRVIKRHPYLTYRILKTVKGFETINTWAALHHERLDGKGYPFHLKGESFPEGSRIMAVADVFTAITENRPYREGMPEKRALQILQKMVANSALDNNIVSILFDHFDEINHIRVNAQESALRKYQKFEGTMMKCA; this is encoded by the coding sequence ATGGAGCAAGGAATCAATCTTTTAGACGTAACTATGTGCATCTCTGATGCTGTTGACCTTGTAGATAGAGCCATTAACAACCACCATAGGCAAGTTGCCTATATTGCTTATTGCATCGGAGATACCTTAGGCTTATCAAAAGAGGAGCAAAGCAAGCTGCTCTTAGCAGGAGCAGTGCACGATATTGGCGCGCTCTCTCTTAAAGAAAGATTAGATTCGCTGCATTTTGAGCTTAGGTGTCCCCACGAACATGCTGATTCAGGCTATCGCTTGCTGAAGATGTTCCAACCTTTTTCCGAAGTAGCGGAAATTGTTCGGATGCATCACGTCCCCTGGAACAACGGAGAAGGTGTTGAATTTAACGGCTTACGTGTCCCGATTGGAAGTCATATTCTGCACTTAGCCGATCGAATTGCTGTATCTATTGAGAAAGATGAGGAGATACTTGCCCAAACTGAGCGCATATGCAATAAGATTAGGGAGCGTTCAGGAAAGATGTTCATGCCGGAGGCGGTTGATGCTTTCATGGAGCTGGCCCGTAAAGAGAGCTTTTGGTTTGATGTCACGTTAAAGATATCGGAGTCTATTTTACCTTCCGATACAAGTCTGCCAACCAAAACAATTACGCTTGATGTTGCACAAAGCCTGGCAGAATTGTTTGCTCACATAATCGACTTTAGAAGTAGGTTTACCGCAACCCACTCAAGTGGGATAGCAGCCAGCGCAGAAGAGCTGGCGCGATTGGCTGGGTACTCACTCAATGAGCGCAAAATGATGAGAATAGCCGGTTATCTTCACGATTTAGGCAAGCTCGCAGTTCCCGCAAAGATTCTAGAAAAACCCGCTCTCCTAACAAAGGATGAGTTTAGGGTTATTAAGAGACACCCGTATCTTACCTACCGCATCCTCAAAACTGTAAAAGGGTTTGAGACAATTAATACCTGGGCCGCTCTTCACCATGAGCGCCTGGATGGTAAAGGTTATCCTTTTCATTTAAAAGGCGAGTCTTTCCCCGAGGGGTCAAGGATTATGGCCGTTGCAGATGTGTTCACTGCGATAACTGAGAACAGACCCTACAGGGAAGGTATGCCTGAGAAACGTGCTCTTCAGATCTTGCAAAAAATGGTCGCAAATTCGGCACTGGATAACAATATTGTTTCAATATTGTTTGATCACTTTGATGAGATAAATCATATACGCGTTAATGCCCAAGAATCGGCGCTAAGAAAATACCAGAAATTTGAAGGTACCATGATGAAATGCGCTTAA
- a CDS encoding lysophospholipase gives MIEEIVFTNKKGYKLVGNLYSPLKPGPFPVVVFAHSFFDRGKHSTRSVPIAEKLVDEKIASFLFDFTGYGESEGTRKESTIFQQFDDLKQAVNALRLEEDITLEKIGLHGVSTGCLSCLYYSLERKVSAMVLRSARTNGFFPNLYKHAPEIKTPTLFIHGSRDKLIPYTERFIKAMTAPAKLEIIEGADHRFLDIVLFEQALILTVDWFKKHL, from the coding sequence ATGATTGAAGAAATAGTGTTCACCAATAAAAAGGGATACAAACTTGTAGGGAATCTCTACTCTCCCTTAAAACCGGGGCCATTTCCGGTTGTCGTCTTTGCGCATAGTTTTTTTGATAGGGGAAAACACAGCACAAGAAGCGTGCCAATCGCGGAAAAGCTTGTGGACGAAAAAATCGCTTCTTTTCTTTTCGATTTCACAGGGTACGGCGAAAGTGAGGGGACAAGAAAAGAGTCCACTATCTTTCAGCAATTCGATGATTTAAAACAGGCGGTGAATGCCCTGAGGCTAGAAGAAGACATCACGCTTGAGAAAATTGGGCTTCATGGTGTCAGTACTGGCTGCTTATCCTGTCTTTACTACAGCCTTGAGCGTAAAGTTTCGGCAATGGTTTTAAGGTCTGCAAGAACCAATGGTTTTTTCCCTAACCTTTATAAACATGCACCAGAAATTAAAACACCAACGCTATTTATCCATGGTTCTCGAGATAAGCTTATACCCTACACCGAAAGATTTATTAAGGCCATGACCGCACCGGCTAAATTAGAAATAATAGAGGGAGCTGACCACCGGTTTCTCGATATTGTGTTGTTTGAGCAGGCTCTAATCCTTACAGTTGATTGGTTTAAAAAACACCTCTAA
- a CDS encoding SpoIIE family protein phosphatase — protein sequence MSEVVGREHLSYIIDTIKEGVIVFDANGQVVFANSSAAAILGIKREFIIGRSYNDPIFKITGENGKALPETELPFTRAVAGRQVSNEELVAERPDGTKVMLSITAMPFRDKTGAVVNVIQLFMDITWQKATEWLLEESEERYNRLVENSPDMIAIHTDWRFVFINPAGARMLGAERPQDIIGKPILGYVHPDYRVAVKERILLAQQGISVGMVEEKYKLPDGRLIEAESISIPIKYRGEPSVQLVAHDVTERKRAEMRLKRAKDLSDALNRINAAINSTLNFDAIMQRVVSESAKALGSETAGIALLEEGFWVTRYVYGLPNIAVGSKIRVEESVITRIAIETGRPVHVDDIYTDKRVKRGMMEKHGVRAFMVVPILLRGEAIGALSFNYSKPVTFTDEEIDFAGKLATALSLALENARLYTTERNIADTLQEALLILPPEIEGIDSGHFYHSATGVSKVGGDFYDLFELEHDRVGILIGDVSGKGLQAATLTSLVKNTIKVYAYESISPASVVSKTNEVVIRSSPAGLFITLFFGILDINSGRLNYCSAGHPPPIIRRSTSETLFLETRSPIIGAFAGLDYFDEGEALTPGDVLLLYTDGVIEARRDQEFFGLERLRDVVQKITLPNAKGYPAAIFNSVIEFTSGTLLDDLAILAVSLRDATH from the coding sequence TTGAGCGAAGTTGTTGGAAGAGAACACTTGAGCTACATAATCGATACGATCAAAGAAGGTGTTATTGTCTTTGACGCAAATGGCCAAGTAGTGTTTGCCAATAGTTCGGCAGCGGCTATTCTGGGCATCAAACGTGAATTCATTATCGGGCGATCCTATAATGATCCAATATTTAAAATAACCGGGGAAAACGGTAAGGCTCTTCCAGAAACGGAACTACCCTTTACGAGGGCGGTAGCCGGAAGGCAGGTATCAAACGAAGAGCTCGTTGCTGAGCGCCCGGATGGAACTAAAGTAATGCTCTCGATTACAGCTATGCCGTTTCGCGATAAAACGGGCGCTGTTGTGAATGTAATCCAATTGTTTATGGATATTACCTGGCAAAAAGCTACTGAATGGTTGCTGGAGGAGAGTGAAGAACGCTACAACCGTTTAGTAGAGAATTCACCTGATATGATCGCCATTCATACAGACTGGCGATTTGTTTTCATCAACCCTGCAGGGGCAAGAATGCTGGGAGCAGAAAGGCCTCAGGATATTATCGGCAAACCTATTCTGGGGTATGTTCATCCTGATTACCGGGTAGCAGTCAAAGAGCGCATTCTTCTAGCCCAACAGGGCATTTCAGTAGGAATGGTTGAGGAAAAGTACAAACTTCCTGATGGCCGGCTTATTGAAGCCGAGTCGATATCAATACCTATCAAATACAGGGGTGAGCCATCTGTGCAATTAGTTGCCCACGATGTAACTGAGCGCAAAAGGGCAGAAATGAGGTTAAAAAGAGCAAAGGACCTCAGTGATGCCCTAAATAGAATCAATGCCGCCATAAACTCAACGCTAAATTTTGATGCGATAATGCAGAGAGTGGTCAGCGAATCCGCTAAAGCCCTAGGGTCTGAGACCGCTGGAATAGCTTTACTTGAGGAAGGCTTCTGGGTAACCAGGTATGTCTACGGATTGCCTAATATAGCGGTTGGGTCAAAAATCCGGGTAGAGGAGTCGGTAATAACGCGGATTGCTATTGAGACAGGCAGACCGGTGCATGTCGACGATATTTATACCGATAAACGAGTCAAGCGAGGGATGATGGAAAAACATGGGGTTCGGGCGTTCATGGTTGTGCCGATATTGCTCCGGGGTGAAGCAATTGGAGCATTATCCTTCAACTATTCTAAGCCGGTTACTTTTACTGATGAGGAGATAGATTTTGCCGGTAAACTTGCAACAGCACTTTCGCTTGCTCTTGAGAATGCCCGTCTTTACACGACTGAGCGAAATATTGCCGATACTTTGCAAGAGGCATTGTTGATACTGCCGCCGGAGATAGAGGGCATTGATAGCGGCCATTTTTACCATTCAGCAACTGGCGTCTCCAAGGTTGGGGGAGATTTCTATGACCTATTTGAACTGGAGCATGACAGGGTTGGAATTCTAATCGGCGATGTGTCGGGCAAAGGGCTGCAAGCGGCGACATTAACATCTCTGGTTAAAAATACAATCAAGGTATATGCGTATGAGAGTATTTCGCCGGCATCGGTTGTTTCAAAGACAAATGAGGTTGTTATAAGATCGTCGCCTGCTGGATTGTTTATCACCCTGTTTTTTGGGATTCTCGATATAAACTCGGGAAGGCTTAACTATTGCAGTGCGGGCCATCCCCCACCTATTATTAGAAGAAGCACATCCGAAACTTTATTTCTCGAAACTAGGTCTCCAATTATTGGAGCGTTTGCCGGACTCGATTACTTTGATGAAGGTGAAGCTCTTACACCAGGAGATGTGCTTCTTCTTTATACCGATGGAGTTATCGAGGCGCGGCGTGATCAGGAATTTTTTGGCCTGGAGCGTCTACGAGATGTTGTTCAAAAAATTACGCTTCCAAACGCAAAGGGATACCCGGCTGCGATCTTTAACTCCGTTATTGAATTTACCAGTGGGACGTTGCTTGATGACCTTGCTATTCTTGCAGTGTCCCTCAGAGATGCCACGCACTAG
- a CDS encoding radical SAM protein, producing the protein MELKPKWIALEVTRRCNLRCVHCRSGSEMEVKGHPDFSTEEAFRILDDIASYTNSVVVLSGGEPMLREDIFDIARYGADRGLRMALATNGVFVTEDACKKIKESGIEIISLSLDGPTAEVHDNFRGQDGAFASAVRAAQLLKQHNIEFVINSSFTKRNQKEIPATYRLAKELGATAWYMFMVIPTGRGEDLMSELISGDDYEEVLEWHYQMEKDEDELIVRPACAPHYYRIVIEKAKAGKSKPKTRPLKFAPSNSRGCVVGKVICVIDVDENVLPCSYFPKAAGNLREQSLKNIWENSELFKELRNLGEYKGKCGECKYITVCGGCRARAYSIHGDYLREDSFCSYIPKKPVLVRRCS; encoded by the coding sequence ATGGAGTTAAAACCCAAATGGATAGCATTAGAAGTAACAAGAAGGTGCAACCTGAGGTGCGTCCACTGCCGGTCTGGATCCGAGATGGAAGTAAAAGGGCATCCCGATTTCTCTACCGAAGAGGCCTTTAGGATTTTAGACGATATAGCCAGCTATACCAATTCGGTTGTTGTACTTTCCGGCGGTGAACCCATGCTTCGGGAGGATATTTTTGACATAGCCAGGTATGGCGCTGATAGAGGCTTGCGAATGGCTCTTGCAACCAATGGCGTTTTTGTTACGGAGGATGCCTGCAAAAAAATAAAAGAATCCGGTATAGAGATAATATCCCTTAGCCTTGATGGACCAACCGCAGAGGTACACGACAACTTCAGGGGCCAAGACGGTGCATTTGCAAGCGCAGTAAGGGCCGCACAATTGCTTAAACAACACAATATCGAATTTGTTATTAATTCGTCTTTTACAAAAAGAAACCAGAAAGAAATCCCGGCTACATATAGGCTAGCAAAGGAGCTCGGTGCTACGGCTTGGTACATGTTTATGGTAATACCCACAGGCCGAGGCGAGGATTTAATGAGCGAACTAATTTCAGGCGATGATTATGAAGAAGTTCTTGAATGGCATTATCAAATGGAAAAAGACGAAGATGAATTAATTGTTAGGCCGGCCTGTGCGCCACATTATTACAGGATAGTGATCGAGAAAGCCAAAGCTGGCAAGTCTAAGCCAAAAACAAGACCATTAAAATTTGCCCCAAGTAATTCCAGAGGTTGCGTTGTCGGCAAAGTAATATGTGTTATAGATGTAGATGAAAATGTGCTTCCATGCAGTTATTTCCCTAAAGCCGCAGGCAACCTGCGAGAGCAATCACTGAAGAATATCTGGGAGAATTCTGAACTTTTTAAAGAACTAAGAAACCTCGGTGAATATAAGGGCAAATGCGGTGAATGCAAATATATTACCGTTTGCGGTGGCTGCAGAGCCAGGGCTTATTCAATTCACGGTGATTATTTGAGAGAAGATTCGTTTTGCAGTTACATACCAAAAAAGCCGGTGCTCGTTCGCCGCTGCTCTTAA